A single window of Nicotiana tomentosiformis chromosome 1, ASM39032v3, whole genome shotgun sequence DNA harbors:
- the LOC104118550 gene encoding bifunctional L-3-cyanoalanine synthase/cysteine synthase 2, mitochondrial has product MATLSRLLKRSRYCNSNVDFIKVASTRLFSTEPLLHTPKLQLPVTNIKTEVSQLIGKTPMVYLNKVTEGCGAHIAVKQEMFQPTSSIKDRPALAMINDAENKGLISPEKTTLIEPTSGNMGISMAFMAAMKGYKMVLTMPSYTSLERRVTMRAFGADLVLTDPTKGMGGTVNKAYDLLESTPNAFMLQQFSNPANTQIHFETTGPEIWEETQGNVDIFVMGIGSGGTVSGVGQYLKSKNPNVKIYGIEPTESNVLNGGKPGPHHITGNGVGFKPDILDMDIMEEVLMVSSEDAVNMARELAVKEGLMVGISSGANTVAALQLAQKPENKGKLIVTIHASFGERYLSSILYQDLRKEAENMQPVSVD; this is encoded by the exons ATGGCGACTTTAAGCAGATTGTTAAAGAGATCAAGATACTGTAATAGTAATGTTGATTTCATCAAAGTTGCTAGTACCAGATTGTTCTCTACTGAGCCTTTACTTCATACTCCCAAATTACAACTTCCTGTTACTAACATCAAGACAGAAGTTTCTCAA CTAATTGGAAAAACACCAATGGTTTATCTTAACAAAGTGACAGAAGGATGTGGAGCTCACATAGCTGTGAAACAAGAGATGTTTCAACCTACTTCTAGCATCAAAGACAG ACCAGCATTGGCAATGATCAACGATGCAGAAAATAAAGGCTTAATATCACCTGAAAAG ACGACATTGATTGAGCCAACATCGGGAAATATGGGGATCAGTATGGCATTTATGGCAGCAATGAAAGGCTACAAAATGGTTTTGACAATGCCATCATACACAAGTTTAGAGAGGAGGGTGACAATGAGAGCATTTGGAGCTGATTTAGTCCTCACTGATCCAACCAAAGGAATGGGAGGCACTGTTAACAAAGCTTATGACCTTTTGGAATCTACACCTAATGCTTTCATGCTTCAACAGTTTTCTAATCCTGCAAATACTCAG ATTCATTTTGAGACGACTGGTCCTGAGATATGGGAAGAAACTCAGGGTAATGTTGACATATTTGTCATGGGAATTGGAAGTGGGGGCACTGTCTCTGGTGTTGGACAATATCTGAAATCCAAAAATCCTAATGTCAAG ATATATGGAATTGAGCCAACTGAAAGCAATGTACTGAATGGTGGAAAACCAG GTCCTCATCACATAACAGGGAATGGGGTTGGATTCAAGCCAGATATCCTGGACATGGATATCATGGAGGAAGTTCTGATG GTTTCTAGTGAAGACGCCGTAAACATGGCTAGGGAGTTGGCAGTCAAGGAAGGGCTCATG GTTGGAATATCGTCGGGAGCTAATACAGTAGCAGCTCTTCAACTTGCTCAAAAACCAGAAAATAAAGGCAAACTCATAGTG ACTATACATGCAAGTTTTGGAGAGAGGTACCTGTCATCTATTCTGTATCAAGATCTTAGGAAAGAGGCAGAGAACATGCAACCTGTTTCAGTTGATTAA